Proteins from a genomic interval of Rosa chinensis cultivar Old Blush chromosome 2, RchiOBHm-V2, whole genome shotgun sequence:
- the LOC112183876 gene encoding LOW QUALITY PROTEIN: eukaryotic translation initiation factor 3 subunit A (The sequence of the model RefSeq protein was modified relative to this genomic sequence to represent the inferred CDS: substituted 6 bases at 6 genomic stop codons), translating into MASSLDHNHTLNGDSNTQQWPPPPAIIGLGASNSTPRVGYALKRAEELINVGQKQDALQSLHDLITSKRYRAWQKPLEKIMFKYVELCVDLRKGRFAKDGLIQYRIICQQVNVSSLEEVIKHFMHLSTEKAEQARTQAQALEEALDVDDLKADKRPEDLMLSYVSGEKGKDRSDREVVTPWFKFLWETYRTVLEILRNNSKLEALYAVLYFLFRXRFQLVVLIILFITICVHKVKIVCKIYIHGSLWFLYFASLAFXLFCDLYVFSKFLLLLQFYCYXEDLHGLFTGSSFSLCFDVVXINFLSINVAILMAFHFMHYLESCCHFCLCFYHLQXCRVXHNICYIRLNCLFLLASSVVLAALSVPPYDQTRAASHLELENEKERNLRMANLIGFNLDPKIDRGDVLSRFALLSELVSKGVLSCATQEVKDLFHLLEHEFLPLDLAVKIQPLLTKISKFGGKLASASSVPEVQLSQYVPALEKLGTLRLLQQVSRVYQSMKIEHLSRMIPFYDFSVVEKIYVDAVKHNFIAMKVDHMKGVMMFGNLAYLQQELEKLHDLRNKVKLEGEHWDDLVSSSSQNSHLVSKATRLWESILASKSQHEVLASGPIEDLIAHREHRYRISGSSLLAAMDQSSQVPYADVLSVQSDERSGRVHPTVDVAEIIRRWTHTLQRIHKQSLHMAKANEGEGPEILRSAHEGSSSGHAESLAATLAEHQQHLVSFQVLINQLKEVAPAIQKSISEWTDKVDSISSNLPPMIKHPGQMEKGLASLLRSAC; encoded by the exons ATGGCCTCCTCCCTCGACCACAACCACACCCTGAACGGCGATTCCAACACCCAGCAATGGCCTCCTCCCCCGGCCATTATCGGACTCGGAGCCTCCAACTCCACTCCCCGGGTCGG ATATGCTTTGAAGCGAGCTGAAG AGTTGATCAATGTTGGGCAGAAGCAAGATGCATTGCAATCGCTTCATGATCTTATTACATCAAAGAGATATAGAGCATGGCAGAAGCCACTTGAAAAAATTATGTTTAAATATGTGGAGCTTTGTGTTGACTTGCGCAAGGGTAGATTTGCCAAGGATGGTCTGATTCAGTACCGTATTATATGTCAACAAGTAAATGTCAGTTCCTTGGAAGAGGTGATCAAGCACTTCATGCATCTGTCAACTGAGAAAGCTGAGCAGGCACGTACCCAGGCTCAAGCATTAGAAGAAGCACTTGATGTTGATGACCTCAAAGCAGATAAGAGGCCTGAAGATCTAATGCTGAGTTATGTCAGtggagagaaaggaaaagataGGTCTGATCGTGAAGTTGTTACTCCTTGGTTCAAGTTTTTGTGGGAAACCTACAGAACAGTGCTTGAGATCTTGCGCAACAACTCAAAGTTGGAGGCCCTTTATGCGGTACTGTATTTCTTGTTCAGATAAAGATTCCAATTGGTTGTTTTGATCATATTGTTCATTACCATTTGTGTTCATAAAGTTAAAATAGTATGTAAAATCTATATTCATGGGTCTCTATGGTTCTTATACTTTGCTTCCCTTGCCTTCTGATTATTTTGTGATCTCTATGTGTTCTCCAAGTTTCTGTTACTTCTACAGTTCTACTGCTATTGAGAGGATTTGCATGGCTTGTTCACGGGCTCTAGTTTTTCCTTGTGCTTTGATGTTGTTTAGATTAATTTTTTAAGTATTAATGTTGCCATTTTAATGGCCTTCCACTTCATGCACTACCTTGAATCATGCTGCCATTTTTGCTTATGCTTTTACCATCTGCAGTAATGCCGTGTATAACATAACATATGTTATATTCGATTAAATTGTCTATTTTTATTAGCATCATCTGTTGTCTTGGCTGCACTTTCAGTTCCCCCCTATGATCAGACACGTGCTGCCTCTCACTTGGAACTTGAAAATGAGAAAGAGCGCAATTTGAGGATGGCTAATCTAATTGGCTTTAATCTTGACCCCAAAATCGACAGAGGAGATGTG CTTTCAAGATTTGCTCTTCTATCAGAACTG GTCTCCAAAGGTGTCTTGAGCTGTGCAACCCAGGAAGTAAAGGATCTCTTCCATCTCCTGGAGCATGAATTTCTACCTCTCGACCTTGCTGTAAAGATACAACCACTGTTGACTAAAATCTCAAAATTTGGGGGTAAGCTGGCTTCAGCTTCTTCTGTTCCTGAAGTGCAACTGTCTCAATATGTTCCTGCACTTGAAAAGCTTGGTACTTTGAGGTTGCTCCAGCAG GTGTCTCGGGTGTATCAGTCGATGAAGATTGAACATTTATCTCGGATGATCCCATTTTATGACTTTTCTGTTGTAGAGAAGATATATGTGGATGCTGTTAAACATAACTTCATAGCTATGAAAGTCGACCATATGAAGGGTGTTATGATGTTTGGTAACTTG GCTTATTTGCAGCAAGAGCTGGAAAAATTACATGATCTTAGGAACAAAGTCAAGTTGGAAGGGGAACATTGGGATGACCTTGTATCTAGTTCGAGTCAGAATTCTCATTTAGTATCCAAGGCTACTCGTTTGTGGGAGTCGATATTAGCCAGTAAAA GTCAACATGAAGTTCTTGCTTCGGGCCCTATCGAGGATTTAATCGCTCATCGGGAGCATAG GTACCGCATTTCTGGATCTTCTTTGCTTGCAGCTATGGATCAGAGCTCTCAGGTTCCTTATGCAGATGTCTTATCTGTCCAGTCTG ATGAGAGAAGTGGAAGAGTCCACCCAACTGTTGACGTGGCAGAAATTATCAGGCGTTGGACACATACTTTACAGCGTATTCATAAACAGTCACTTCATATG GCAAAAGCTAATGAGGGAGAGGGTCCAGAAATTCTAAGAAGTGCGCATGAAGGCAGTTCAAGTGGTCATGCCGAGTCATTAGCTGCAACACTAGCTGAACATCAGCAGCACTTGGTTAGCTTTCAG GTTCTCATTAATCAACTAAAGGAAGTTGCTCCAGCAATACAAAAGTCAATATCAGAATGGACAGATAAAGTAGATAGCATTTCCTCTAATCTGCCTCCAATGATTAAGCATCCTGGCCAGATGGAGAAG GGACTTGCCTCACTACTGAGGAGTGCCTGCTAG